One Brachyhypopomus gauderio isolate BG-103 chromosome 15, BGAUD_0.2, whole genome shotgun sequence genomic region harbors:
- the abcg2c gene encoding broad substrate specificity ATP-binding cassette transporter ABCG2c isoform X1 — MASKGRETRKTVILRHTADVYCSLFYCTRQTRLRVCPNHHITVSVYREDRSMDEGLECVRPSRPEEEVLYLQAPGPTVSFHKLRYCIKERPGIFSRKWVEKEVLKDVSGIMKSGMNAIMGPTGSGKTSLLDVLAGRKDPKGLKAGQVLVDNSVVTSSIRLSTAYVVQDDVLMGTLTVRENLTFSAHLRLSPADYTSSDKAMKVDSVIQELGLKDCADTRIGTEFLRGVSGGERKRCSIGMELITSPSLLFLDEPTTGLDSNTASAIVALLYNLSRKGKTVIFSIHQPRYSIFQQFDQLVLLNKGEVIYAGAADQTISYFEGLGYKCEPFNNPADFLLDITNENFFGQDDAGKSETINNGDIKLTCENPLAVKYRQSPQYSKVTEHLQEMTREVNQQASSASYEACYATSFCYQLRLVSTRTVKNILKNPQTSYAQLFLNIFFSILVGLIYYQIPHTLPEALQNRTGAFFFLVINMVFGNLSAVELFISDRALFIHENSSGYYRTSVFFLSKVFADLIPNRILPVFIFSAIPYFMMALKPEVEAFFLFCLTMSLISLAAVSLAFLVSSSVGSFAMANILIALPFVFMMVFGGFLVNLNSMLTWLSWLKWFSIFRYGFNGLAIIELRGQVFTSNFTTMTGEMYLEQQEIDYSTWGFWQNLVALSGIMCVCLLLAFVQLCRINRWK, encoded by the exons AT GGCGAGTAAAGGTAGAGAAACTAGGAAGACCGTGATATTACGACACACAGCAGATGTTTACTGTAGCCTGTTTTACTGTACACGCCAGACAAGGCTGAGGGTCTGCCCAAACCACCACATAACG GTCAGCGTGTACAGGGAAGACAGGAGCATGGATGAAGGACTAGAATGTGTCCGGCCGTCACGCCCAGAGGAGGAAGTCTTATATCTACAGGCCCCAGGACCCACTGTTAGCTTCCACAAGCTCCGCTATTGCATTAAGGAGCGCCCAGGAATATTCAGCAGGAAATGGGTGGAGAAGGAGGTTCTTAAAGACGTCAG TGGTATAATGAAGTCTGGGATGAATGCCATCATGGGTCCTACAGGTAGCGGAAAGACATC GCTCCTCGATGTCCTGGCTGGCCGGAAAGACCCTAAGGGCTTAAAGGCAGGCCAGGTTTTGGTTGACAACTCTGTTGTGACCTCCAGTATCAGACTCTCTACTGCTTATGTGGTTCAG GATGATGTTCTGATGGGTACTCTGACTGTCAGGGAGAACCTCACTTTCTCCGCCCATCTGAGGCTCTCCCCAGCAGACTACACGTCATCAGACAAAGCCATGAAGGTGGACTCTGTGATCCAAGAACTGGGCTTGAAGGATTGTGCTGACACCAGG attggCACAGAGTTTTTGCGAGGTGTGTCTGgcggggagaggaagagatgcAGTATTGGTATGGAGCTCATCACCTCTCCTTCTCTGCTCTTCCTGGACGAGCCCACGACAGGACTGGACTCGAACACAGCCAGCGCCATCGTTGCCCTGCTGTATAA TCTGTCCAGGAAAGGGAAAACTGTCATCTTCTCCATTCACCAGCCTCGTTATTCCATCTTCCAGCAGTTTGACCAGCTCGTTCTCTTGAACAAGGGGGAGGTCATCTATGCAGGTGCAGCAGACCAGACCATCAGCTACTTCGAAGGACTAG GTTACAAATGTGAGCCGTTTAATAACCCAGCAGATTTTCTCCTTGACATCACCAATGAAAACTTCTTTGGTCAGGATGATGCAGGCAAATCAG AGACCATTAATAATGGCGATATCAAGCTGACATGTGAAAACCCCCTTGCTGTGAAGTACAGGCAGTCGCCCCAGTACAGTAAAGTCACTGAACACCTACAGGAAATGACACGAGAGGTCAACCAGCAGGCCAGCTCAGCCAGTTACGAGGCCTGCTACGCTACGTCTTTCTGCTACCAG CTCCGGCTGGTGAGCACACGCACGGTGAAAAACATCCTGAAGAATCCTCAGACCTCCTACGCACAGCTGTTCCTCAACATCTTCTTCAGCATTCTGGTGGGACTGATCTACTACCAGATCCCCCACACCTTGCCGGAGGCTCTGCAGAACAG GACTGGTGCATTCTTCTTCCTGGTCATCAACATGGTGTTCGGCAACCTTTCTGCAGTGGAGCTCTTCATTAGTGATCGAGCACTCTTCAT ccatgAGAATTCCAGTGGCTACTACCGCACATCCGTGTTCTTCCTGTCCAAAGTGTTTGCTGACCTCATTCCAAACCGCATTCTCCCAGTCTTTATTTTCTCTGCAATTCCGTATTTCATGATGG CCCTAAAGCCCGAGGTAGAAGCGTTCTTCCTCTTCTGTCTGACTATGAGTCTGATCAGTCTGGCAGCGGTTAGCCTGGCCTTCCTGGTCAGTAGTAGTGTGGGTTCTTTTGCCATGGCCAACATCCTCATTGCACTGCCTTTTGTGTTCATGATG GTGTTTGGTGGtttcctggtgaacctgaactcCATGCTCACCTGGTTGTCCTGGCTGAAGTGGTTCAGTATATTCCGCTATGGCTTTAAC GGGCTGGCCATCATCGAGCTAAGAGGTCAGGTGTTCACGAGCAACTTCACGAC AATGACGGGTGAGATGTATCTGGAGCAACAGGAGATTGATTACAGCACATGGGGGTTCTGGCAGAACCTGGTGGCTCTGAGCGgcatcatgtgtgtgtgcctgctgcTCGCCTTCGTCCAGCTGTGCCGGATCAACCGCTGGAAGTGA
- the abcg2c gene encoding broad substrate specificity ATP-binding cassette transporter ABCG2c isoform X2, which yields MDEGLECVRPSRPEEEVLYLQAPGPTVSFHKLRYCIKERPGIFSRKWVEKEVLKDVSGIMKSGMNAIMGPTGSGKTSLLDVLAGRKDPKGLKAGQVLVDNSVVTSSIRLSTAYVVQDDVLMGTLTVRENLTFSAHLRLSPADYTSSDKAMKVDSVIQELGLKDCADTRIGTEFLRGVSGGERKRCSIGMELITSPSLLFLDEPTTGLDSNTASAIVALLYNLSRKGKTVIFSIHQPRYSIFQQFDQLVLLNKGEVIYAGAADQTISYFEGLGYKCEPFNNPADFLLDITNENFFGQDDAGKSETINNGDIKLTCENPLAVKYRQSPQYSKVTEHLQEMTREVNQQASSASYEACYATSFCYQLRLVSTRTVKNILKNPQTSYAQLFLNIFFSILVGLIYYQIPHTLPEALQNRTGAFFFLVINMVFGNLSAVELFISDRALFIHENSSGYYRTSVFFLSKVFADLIPNRILPVFIFSAIPYFMMALKPEVEAFFLFCLTMSLISLAAVSLAFLVSSSVGSFAMANILIALPFVFMMVFGGFLVNLNSMLTWLSWLKWFSIFRYGFNGLAIIELRGQVFTSNFTTMTGEMYLEQQEIDYSTWGFWQNLVALSGIMCVCLLLAFVQLCRINRWK from the exons ATGGATGAAGGACTAGAATGTGTCCGGCCGTCACGCCCAGAGGAGGAAGTCTTATATCTACAGGCCCCAGGACCCACTGTTAGCTTCCACAAGCTCCGCTATTGCATTAAGGAGCGCCCAGGAATATTCAGCAGGAAATGGGTGGAGAAGGAGGTTCTTAAAGACGTCAG TGGTATAATGAAGTCTGGGATGAATGCCATCATGGGTCCTACAGGTAGCGGAAAGACATC GCTCCTCGATGTCCTGGCTGGCCGGAAAGACCCTAAGGGCTTAAAGGCAGGCCAGGTTTTGGTTGACAACTCTGTTGTGACCTCCAGTATCAGACTCTCTACTGCTTATGTGGTTCAG GATGATGTTCTGATGGGTACTCTGACTGTCAGGGAGAACCTCACTTTCTCCGCCCATCTGAGGCTCTCCCCAGCAGACTACACGTCATCAGACAAAGCCATGAAGGTGGACTCTGTGATCCAAGAACTGGGCTTGAAGGATTGTGCTGACACCAGG attggCACAGAGTTTTTGCGAGGTGTGTCTGgcggggagaggaagagatgcAGTATTGGTATGGAGCTCATCACCTCTCCTTCTCTGCTCTTCCTGGACGAGCCCACGACAGGACTGGACTCGAACACAGCCAGCGCCATCGTTGCCCTGCTGTATAA TCTGTCCAGGAAAGGGAAAACTGTCATCTTCTCCATTCACCAGCCTCGTTATTCCATCTTCCAGCAGTTTGACCAGCTCGTTCTCTTGAACAAGGGGGAGGTCATCTATGCAGGTGCAGCAGACCAGACCATCAGCTACTTCGAAGGACTAG GTTACAAATGTGAGCCGTTTAATAACCCAGCAGATTTTCTCCTTGACATCACCAATGAAAACTTCTTTGGTCAGGATGATGCAGGCAAATCAG AGACCATTAATAATGGCGATATCAAGCTGACATGTGAAAACCCCCTTGCTGTGAAGTACAGGCAGTCGCCCCAGTACAGTAAAGTCACTGAACACCTACAGGAAATGACACGAGAGGTCAACCAGCAGGCCAGCTCAGCCAGTTACGAGGCCTGCTACGCTACGTCTTTCTGCTACCAG CTCCGGCTGGTGAGCACACGCACGGTGAAAAACATCCTGAAGAATCCTCAGACCTCCTACGCACAGCTGTTCCTCAACATCTTCTTCAGCATTCTGGTGGGACTGATCTACTACCAGATCCCCCACACCTTGCCGGAGGCTCTGCAGAACAG GACTGGTGCATTCTTCTTCCTGGTCATCAACATGGTGTTCGGCAACCTTTCTGCAGTGGAGCTCTTCATTAGTGATCGAGCACTCTTCAT ccatgAGAATTCCAGTGGCTACTACCGCACATCCGTGTTCTTCCTGTCCAAAGTGTTTGCTGACCTCATTCCAAACCGCATTCTCCCAGTCTTTATTTTCTCTGCAATTCCGTATTTCATGATGG CCCTAAAGCCCGAGGTAGAAGCGTTCTTCCTCTTCTGTCTGACTATGAGTCTGATCAGTCTGGCAGCGGTTAGCCTGGCCTTCCTGGTCAGTAGTAGTGTGGGTTCTTTTGCCATGGCCAACATCCTCATTGCACTGCCTTTTGTGTTCATGATG GTGTTTGGTGGtttcctggtgaacctgaactcCATGCTCACCTGGTTGTCCTGGCTGAAGTGGTTCAGTATATTCCGCTATGGCTTTAAC GGGCTGGCCATCATCGAGCTAAGAGGTCAGGTGTTCACGAGCAACTTCACGAC AATGACGGGTGAGATGTATCTGGAGCAACAGGAGATTGATTACAGCACATGGGGGTTCTGGCAGAACCTGGTGGCTCTGAGCGgcatcatgtgtgtgtgcctgctgcTCGCCTTCGTCCAGCTGTGCCGGATCAACCGCTGGAAGTGA
- the abcg2c gene encoding broad substrate specificity ATP-binding cassette transporter ABCG2c isoform X3, whose protein sequence is MTWCIILLEVAIRRWVHCGYKGMDMVSNNTQDDVLMGTLTVRENLTFSAHLRLSPADYTSSDKAMKVDSVIQELGLKDCADTRIGTEFLRGVSGGERKRCSIGMELITSPSLLFLDEPTTGLDSNTASAIVALLYNLSRKGKTVIFSIHQPRYSIFQQFDQLVLLNKGEVIYAGAADQTISYFEGLGYKCEPFNNPADFLLDITNENFFGQDDAGKSETINNGDIKLTCENPLAVKYRQSPQYSKVTEHLQEMTREVNQQASSASYEACYATSFCYQLRLVSTRTVKNILKNPQTSYAQLFLNIFFSILVGLIYYQIPHTLPEALQNRTGAFFFLVINMVFGNLSAVELFISDRALFIHENSSGYYRTSVFFLSKVFADLIPNRILPVFIFSAIPYFMMALKPEVEAFFLFCLTMSLISLAAVSLAFLVSSSVGSFAMANILIALPFVFMMVFGGFLVNLNSMLTWLSWLKWFSIFRYGFNGLAIIELRGQVFTSNFTTMTGEMYLEQQEIDYSTWGFWQNLVALSGIMCVCLLLAFVQLCRINRWK, encoded by the exons atgacatggtgcatcatcctgctggaagtagccatcagaagatgggtgcACTGTGgttataaagggatggacatggtcagcaacaatactcag GATGATGTTCTGATGGGTACTCTGACTGTCAGGGAGAACCTCACTTTCTCCGCCCATCTGAGGCTCTCCCCAGCAGACTACACGTCATCAGACAAAGCCATGAAGGTGGACTCTGTGATCCAAGAACTGGGCTTGAAGGATTGTGCTGACACCAGG attggCACAGAGTTTTTGCGAGGTGTGTCTGgcggggagaggaagagatgcAGTATTGGTATGGAGCTCATCACCTCTCCTTCTCTGCTCTTCCTGGACGAGCCCACGACAGGACTGGACTCGAACACAGCCAGCGCCATCGTTGCCCTGCTGTATAA TCTGTCCAGGAAAGGGAAAACTGTCATCTTCTCCATTCACCAGCCTCGTTATTCCATCTTCCAGCAGTTTGACCAGCTCGTTCTCTTGAACAAGGGGGAGGTCATCTATGCAGGTGCAGCAGACCAGACCATCAGCTACTTCGAAGGACTAG GTTACAAATGTGAGCCGTTTAATAACCCAGCAGATTTTCTCCTTGACATCACCAATGAAAACTTCTTTGGTCAGGATGATGCAGGCAAATCAG AGACCATTAATAATGGCGATATCAAGCTGACATGTGAAAACCCCCTTGCTGTGAAGTACAGGCAGTCGCCCCAGTACAGTAAAGTCACTGAACACCTACAGGAAATGACACGAGAGGTCAACCAGCAGGCCAGCTCAGCCAGTTACGAGGCCTGCTACGCTACGTCTTTCTGCTACCAG CTCCGGCTGGTGAGCACACGCACGGTGAAAAACATCCTGAAGAATCCTCAGACCTCCTACGCACAGCTGTTCCTCAACATCTTCTTCAGCATTCTGGTGGGACTGATCTACTACCAGATCCCCCACACCTTGCCGGAGGCTCTGCAGAACAG GACTGGTGCATTCTTCTTCCTGGTCATCAACATGGTGTTCGGCAACCTTTCTGCAGTGGAGCTCTTCATTAGTGATCGAGCACTCTTCAT ccatgAGAATTCCAGTGGCTACTACCGCACATCCGTGTTCTTCCTGTCCAAAGTGTTTGCTGACCTCATTCCAAACCGCATTCTCCCAGTCTTTATTTTCTCTGCAATTCCGTATTTCATGATGG CCCTAAAGCCCGAGGTAGAAGCGTTCTTCCTCTTCTGTCTGACTATGAGTCTGATCAGTCTGGCAGCGGTTAGCCTGGCCTTCCTGGTCAGTAGTAGTGTGGGTTCTTTTGCCATGGCCAACATCCTCATTGCACTGCCTTTTGTGTTCATGATG GTGTTTGGTGGtttcctggtgaacctgaactcCATGCTCACCTGGTTGTCCTGGCTGAAGTGGTTCAGTATATTCCGCTATGGCTTTAAC GGGCTGGCCATCATCGAGCTAAGAGGTCAGGTGTTCACGAGCAACTTCACGAC AATGACGGGTGAGATGTATCTGGAGCAACAGGAGATTGATTACAGCACATGGGGGTTCTGGCAGAACCTGGTGGCTCTGAGCGgcatcatgtgtgtgtgcctgctgcTCGCCTTCGTCCAGCTGTGCCGGATCAACCGCTGGAAGTGA
- the psap gene encoding prosaposin, translating to MLFALLFVSTAVATPLLGTEQCARGPPYWCQNVKTASLCGAVPHCQQNVWSQPQMKSVPCDLCKEVMIVVDQLLKDNSTETELLGYLEKTCQLIPDESLASECKEMVDNYYPVLMGIIKGELEDPGVLCGALGLCVTQQEALAKAQLVSNEIPQVDLAQRISPNILNIPQLLYPEEMPNKEETDTPKEANGDVCASCVQFITDFQEQAKSNATFVNSLIAEIESQCELLGPEFSDLCKQYVSQYASLIIQQFMSMQPKDICSRAGFCSSGPASVPMLALVAAKTIPLLKTLPATRVVEPAVLKPAKKMVRAREPPQCAICEYVMKELEGMIQDHTTEEEVVHAVEKVCNVLPSTLTAQCKDLIETYGQAIIDLLVQEADPKAICALLGLCNGAGRTFVPVMEKAEFEAGGFCDVCKMSVRYVDRILEKNATQAEIEEAVKKVCNFLPDEYKTQCDQLVEQYEPMLVELLLQTLDPDFVCMKLGACPEVGQKLLGLERCSWGPSFWCKNMKTASLCSAVDHCRRHVWS from the exons ATGCTTTTTGCGCTTCTTTTTGTTTCCACCG CTGTGGCCACCCCTCTGTTGGGCACAGAGCAGTGTGCTCGTGGCCCCCCCTACTGGTGCCAAAATGTCAAGACGGCCTCCCTTTGTGGAGCAGTGCCCCACTGCCAACAGAATGTGTGGAGCCAACCCCAGATG AAATCTGTGCCATGTGACCTGTGCAAAGAGGTGATGATTGTGGTGGACCAGCTACTCAAGGACAACTCCACAGAA ACTGAGCTTCTGGGCTACCTGGAGAAAACATGCCAGCTGATTCCAGACGAGAGTTTGGCATCTGAGTGCAAGGAGATGGTGGATAACTACTACCCCGTCCTCATGGGCATCATCAAAGGAGAACTG GAGGACCCGGGTGTGCTGTGTGGTGCCCTTGGCTTGTGTGTGACGCAGCAGGAAGCCCTGGCCAAAGCCCAGCTCGTGTCCAACGAGATCCCCCAGGTGGACCTGGCCCAACGCATCAGCCCCAACATCCTGAACATCCCTCAGCTCCTCTACCCTGAGGAGATGCCCAATAAAGAGGAGACAGACACCCCCAAAGAG GCAAATGGGGACGTGTGCGCGTCCTGTGTGCAGTTCATCACCGACTTTCAGGAGCAAGCCAAGAGCAATGCCACCTTCGTCAATTCTCTGATCGCTGAGATTGAGAGCCAGTGTGAACTGCTGGGACCCGAGTTCTCTGACTTG TGCAAGCAGTACGTGAGCCAGTATGCTTCTCTTATAATCCAGCAGTTCATGTCTATG CAACCCAAAGACATCTGCTCCCGCGCTGGCTTCTGCTCATCCGGGCCCGCCTCCGTGCCCATGCTGGCGCTGGTGGCCGCCAAAACCATCCCCCTCCTCAAGACCCTCCCTGCCACCAGAGTGGTGGAGCCCGCCGTGCTCAAGCCCGCCAAG AAGATGGTGCGCGCACGTGAGCCCCCACAGTGTGCCATCTGTGAGTATGTGATGAAGGAGTTGGAGGGCATGATCCAGGATCACACCACTGAG GAGGAAGTGGTGCATGCTGTGGAGAAAGTGTGCAACGTCTTGCCCTCCACACTTACTGCCCAGTGCAAGGACCTGATTGAGACCTACGGTCAGGCCATCATCGACCTGCTTGTGCAGGAGGCCGACCCAAAGGCCATCTGTGCCTTGCTGGGGCTGTGCAACGGGGCGGGCCGCACCTTCGTCC ctgtgatGGAGAAGGCAGAGTTCGAGGCTGGTGGCTTCTGCGACGTGTGCAAGATGTCCGTGCGCTACGTGGACAGGATCCTGGAGAAGAACGCCACCCAGGCCGAGATTGAGGAGGCCGTGAAGAAGGTGTGCAACTTCCTGCCTGACGAGTACAAGACTCAG tGTGACCAGCTGGTTGAGCAGTATGAGCCCATGCTGGTGGAGCTGCTGCTCCAGACTCTGGACCCGGACTTTGTCTGCATG AAACTGGGCGCGTGTCCTGAGGTGGGGCAGAAGCTTCTTGGGCTGGAGCGGTGCAGCTGGGGTCCATCCTTCTGGTGCAAGAACATGAAGACCGCCTCCCTGTGCAGC GCGGTGGATCACTGCAGGCGCCATGTTTGGAGTTAG